In bacterium, a genomic segment contains:
- the rplL gene encoding 50S ribosomal protein L7/L12, whose translation MAEETKKEEAVVVPAKFADLVEKIEKLSVLDLAELVKVLEKKFGVSAQAPVMMGAMPAAAGAAAAEEKTEFNVELKAAGDQKIAVIKVVREVTGKGLKDAKDLVDAAPKMIKEKASKVEAEEIKKKLEAAGATVELK comes from the coding sequence ATGGCAGAAGAAACAAAAAAAGAAGAAGCAGTTGTAGTTCCGGCGAAATTCGCGGATCTGGTTGAAAAAATCGAGAAGTTAAGCGTTCTTGATTTGGCGGAATTAGTGAAAGTTTTGGAGAAAAAATTCGGCGTATCCGCCCAAGCTCCGGTAATGATGGGCGCAATGCCTGCCGCCGCTGGCGCTGCCGCCGCTGAAGAAAAGACCGAATTCAATGTTGAATTAAAAGCCGCTGGCGATCAAAAAATTGCCGTGATCAAAGTGGTCAGGGAAGTTACCGGCAAGGGCTTGAAAGATGCCAAAGATCTGGTTGATGCCGCTCCAAAAATGATCAAAGAAAAAGCTTCAAAAGTTGAAGCTGAAGAGATCAAGAAAAAATTGGAAGCCGCTGGCGCAACCGTAGAATTAAAATAA
- the rplJ gene encoding 50S ribosomal protein L10 yields the protein MASLLRQKKEDEVKKLKEKLAKIKAAVFISYKGLTVANAEKLRRALRAEKSEYKVAKKTLLDVAIKEAGLPETKISEMEGQIGVALDYEGETGALKVVDQMIKSGVTALKIVGGIIEGKIFNAIDIKLLAGLPGKKELRGQVVNVIASPLTGFVRVLNGNVVGLINVLKAKSELKN from the coding sequence ATGGCATCATTATTGCGGCAAAAAAAAGAAGATGAAGTAAAAAAACTTAAAGAAAAACTTGCCAAGATCAAAGCGGCGGTTTTTATAAGCTATAAAGGTTTGACAGTGGCGAACGCGGAAAAATTAAGAAGAGCGCTGCGAGCCGAGAAATCCGAATATAAAGTGGCTAAAAAAACTTTATTGGACGTGGCTATCAAAGAAGCCGGATTGCCTGAGACGAAGATCAGCGAGATGGAAGGGCAGATCGGCGTCGCGCTCGATTATGAAGGGGAAACTGGAGCATTAAAAGTGGTCGACCAGATGATAAAAAGCGGAGTTACGGCGCTGAAAATTGTCGGGGGTATTATTGAAGGGAAGATTTTTAACGCTATCGATATTAAACTATTGGCCGGATTGCCGGGCAAGAAGGAATTAAGAGGCCAGGTGGTAAATGTCATTGCTTCGCCCTTGACCGGATTTGTAAGAGTGTTGAACGGAAATGTAGTTGGTTTGATCAATGTTTTAAAAGCAAAATCCGAATTAAAAAATTAA